One genomic region from Prochlorococcus marinus CUG1433 encodes:
- a CDS encoding cobalt-precorrin-5B (C(1))-methyltransferase yields MKKGFSLPLWVAGAAKSALKKLVGLPFENFELIKIPNEKKEIKIEIHSVGLFQDDSHALGISFAKSGLELDITQNLEIWTIASLEKISFNNSVPINPINIIAGSGVGKKVNTSEICISDFAKEVLYENLLDTIPKGFNLKLEIIFPNGEFLAERTSNKSFGIVDGLSIIGTSAETYSSASPDQLEEAKTKLAKLIKNNFKDKVVFVIGENGLNLAKTHNVKLPIIKVGNWIGPLIVDAAIKNVKTVILFGYHGKLIKLAGGIFHTHNHLADARIEILVYLAVQEKLPPEIIVDLSQLNNLEDALRLLEGFNKSITDKLFQNLSNTIEKRSFAYVNRYTKTNMKIAAIIFDRKRKIRWFGKNGKDYISYFQGD; encoded by the coding sequence TTGAAAAAAGGATTTTCTTTACCTTTGTGGGTTGCTGGAGCTGCTAAGTCAGCATTAAAAAAGCTAGTAGGGTTACCATTTGAGAATTTTGAATTAATAAAAATTCCTAATGAAAAAAAAGAAATAAAAATCGAAATTCATTCCGTTGGTTTGTTTCAAGATGACTCGCATGCATTAGGGATTTCCTTTGCAAAGTCAGGCTTAGAGCTTGACATTACACAAAACTTAGAAATATGGACAATAGCTTCTTTAGAAAAAATTTCTTTTAATAATTCTGTTCCAATAAATCCAATAAATATTATTGCTGGATCGGGTGTAGGTAAAAAAGTAAATACATCAGAGATATGTATTTCTGATTTTGCTAAAGAAGTTTTGTATGAAAATTTATTGGATACTATTCCAAAGGGATTTAATTTGAAATTAGAAATTATTTTTCCAAATGGAGAGTTTTTAGCTGAAAGAACTAGTAATAAGTCATTTGGTATTGTGGATGGATTATCGATTATTGGAACTTCTGCTGAGACTTATTCGAGTGCGTCACCTGACCAACTAGAGGAGGCTAAAACAAAGCTGGCAAAGTTAATAAAAAATAATTTTAAAGATAAAGTTGTTTTTGTTATTGGTGAGAATGGGTTGAATTTGGCAAAAACGCATAATGTTAAATTACCAATTATCAAAGTTGGAAATTGGATAGGACCATTAATAGTTGATGCTGCAATAAAAAATGTTAAGACTGTAATTCTCTTTGGTTATCACGGGAAATTAATTAAATTAGCTGGTGGTATTTTTCATACACATAATCATTTAGCTGATGCAAGAATTGAGATTCTTGTTTATTTAGCCGTTCAAGAAAAGTTACCACCTGAAATCATAGTTGATTTATCTCAATTAAATAATCTTGAGGATGCATTACGACTACTTGAAGGATTTAATAAATCTATAACTGATAAATTATTCCAAAATTTATCTAATACAATTGAAAAGCGCTCCTTTGCATATGTTAATAGATATACAAAAACTAATATGAAGATTGCAGCAATTATTTTTGATAGAAAGAGGAAAATAAGATGGTTTGGAAAAAATGGTAAAGATTATATTTCTTATTTTCAAGGCGATTAA
- a CDS encoding transcription factor TFIID translates to MMKIALKSDLKRNIFCISKSYTHLREKEVNSINFKVYQRLFVVLISLTTILIFPESPKELENICEAHNSRKLCNVW, encoded by the coding sequence ATAATGAAAATAGCCTTAAAGTCTGATTTAAAAAGAAACATTTTTTGCATTAGCAAAAGTTATACTCACCTGAGAGAAAAAGAAGTTAATTCAATTAACTTTAAAGTTTATCAAAGATTATTTGTTGTTCTCATTTCATTGACTACAATTTTAATATTTCCAGAATCGCCAAAAGAACTAGAAAATATATGTGAAGCTCATAATTCTAGAAAATTATGTAATGTTTGGTAG
- a CDS encoding secretion system protein, with amino-acid sequence MQRPRHNKLILLILGIFSPLALETHKVHSSSFGAEIFCTMREGGNDHESSWDAAYTYIKKQKGGLFKVSPKNAAAQITETVIREKGEFKYCVQYLDNLHPNRKLIRDLEKQEEIKEKQAKERADKRKKLEKELEETNEEFTDETLERYSY; translated from the coding sequence ATGCAAAGACCAAGGCATAACAAATTAATATTATTAATTCTAGGAATTTTTAGTCCATTAGCCCTGGAAACTCATAAGGTACACTCAAGTTCATTTGGAGCAGAAATTTTTTGTACCATGAGAGAAGGTGGAAATGATCACGAAAGTAGTTGGGATGCAGCATATACATATATAAAAAAACAGAAGGGAGGATTGTTCAAAGTTTCACCTAAAAATGCAGCTGCGCAAATTACCGAAACAGTTATAAGAGAAAAAGGCGAATTTAAATATTGCGTTCAATACTTAGATAATCTGCACCCAAATAGGAAACTAATAAGAGATCTGGAAAAACAAGAAGAAATTAAAGAAAAACAAGCAAAAGAAAGAGCGGACAAAAGAAAAAAACTAGAAAAAGAATTAGAAGAAACAAATGAAGAATTTACTGATGAAACTCTTGAAAGATATAGTTATTAA
- a CDS encoding HNH endonuclease, with amino-acid sequence MHINDAVFLEDLCPKFRFRQWRKSIHRFTGKSCIYCGKPSESIDHVLPRSQGGLSTTENCVPACLSCNGDKSDENALYWYRRQKFYDPRRAMAIRAWLEGDLRLAIRLLQWASPNFKQSKKNYKKDSDFKVA; translated from the coding sequence ATGCATATTAATGATGCGGTGTTTTTAGAGGATTTATGTCCTAAGTTCAGATTTAGACAGTGGCGAAAATCTATTCACAGATTTACAGGAAAAAGTTGTATATATTGCGGAAAGCCATCTGAATCAATCGACCATGTATTGCCACGTAGCCAAGGGGGCTTAAGTACAACAGAAAACTGCGTGCCTGCATGTCTCTCCTGCAATGGCGACAAATCAGATGAAAATGCTTTGTATTGGTATAGAAGGCAAAAATTTTATGATCCCAGAAGAGCTATGGCTATAAGAGCATGGTTAGAAGGAGATTTAAGATTAGCTATAAGATTATTGCAATGGGCTAGTCCAAATTTTAAGCAAAGTAAGAAAAATTACAAAAAAGACTCAGATTTTAAAGTAGCTTAA
- a CDS encoding AbrB family transcriptional regulator, translated as MLNINLIYYLIAGGIFGALALKTGIPAAPLAGALLGASILSISGKLETAEWPIGTRTILEIGIGTVIGTSLTQDSLVDLQNLWRPAILITFTLVMTGLAIGLWTSRLLKIDVITTILGAAPGGISGMSLVGSEYGVGAAVATLHAVRLITVLLILPLVVKCLNLFGVIKS; from the coding sequence ATGTTGAACATAAATCTAATCTATTACCTAATTGCAGGTGGAATTTTTGGAGCTTTAGCATTAAAAACAGGTATACCAGCAGCTCCTCTTGCAGGCGCTTTATTAGGGGCAAGCATACTCAGCATCAGTGGCAAACTGGAAACAGCGGAGTGGCCAATTGGCACTAGAACAATATTAGAAATAGGCATTGGAACAGTTATTGGCACATCATTAACTCAAGACTCATTAGTTGACCTTCAAAATTTATGGCGACCTGCTATCCTGATAACCTTTACTTTAGTTATGACAGGCTTAGCAATTGGATTATGGACGAGCAGATTACTTAAAATAGATGTTATTACAACAATTCTAGGGGCTGCTCCTGGAGGTATTAGCGGCATGAGTCTTGTGGGATCTGAATATGGAGTAGGAGCTGCAGTAGCAACTTTACACGCAGTAAGATTAATTACTGTACTTTTAATTCTTCCATTAGTTGTGAAATGTTTAAATTTATTTGGAGTAATTAAATCTTAA
- the guaA gene encoding glutamine-hydrolyzing GMP synthase yields the protein MSKKSSKQERDPSILILDFGSQYSELIARRIRETYVFSLVVSNYISIEEIQNINPRGIILSGGPNSVYDQNAPKCDKKIFDLDIPILGICYGMQLMVKELGGSVTAATKKAEYGRAPLNIDCDCDLFSEVVDKSIMWMSHGDSINSLPSGFNKIAHTENTLHAAISNERKKLFGVQFHPEVIHSEYGMKVIKNFVYKISCCTADWTTETFLEETIPLIKEQVGNKKVLLALSGGVDSSTLAFLLNKAIGNQLTCMFIDQGFMRKGEPEFLMNFFDKKFHIKVEYINARERFIEKLKGITDPEQKRKIIGEEFIRVFEEESNRLGPFQYLAQGTLYPDVIESAGTNIDPNTGERIAVKIKSHHNVGGLPKDLQFKLVEPLRKLFKDEVRKLGTVLGLPDEIIKRHPFPGPGLAIRILGEVTNEKLDCLRDADWIVRDEIKNANLYNDIWQAFAVLLPVKTVGVMGDKRTYSWPIVLRCVSSEDGMTADWSKIPFSILERISNRVVNEVQLVNRVVYDITSKPPGTIEWE from the coding sequence ATGAGTAAAAAATCTTCAAAACAAGAAAGAGATCCTTCAATATTAATTTTAGATTTTGGATCTCAATATTCTGAATTGATTGCTAGAAGAATAAGAGAAACCTATGTTTTTTCTCTTGTAGTAAGTAACTATATATCAATTGAAGAAATTCAAAATATTAATCCTCGAGGGATAATATTGAGTGGGGGACCAAATTCTGTATATGATCAAAATGCTCCAAAATGCGACAAAAAAATTTTTGATTTAGATATTCCTATTCTTGGTATATGTTATGGAATGCAATTAATGGTCAAAGAACTGGGGGGTTCCGTAACTGCAGCAACTAAAAAAGCTGAGTATGGGAGAGCACCTTTAAATATAGATTGTGATTGTGACCTTTTTTCTGAAGTAGTGGATAAATCAATTATGTGGATGAGTCATGGCGATTCAATAAATTCTTTGCCTAGTGGATTTAATAAAATTGCGCATACTGAGAACACACTTCATGCAGCAATTTCAAATGAGAGAAAAAAATTATTTGGGGTTCAATTTCATCCTGAAGTTATTCATTCAGAGTATGGGATGAAGGTAATTAAAAATTTTGTATATAAAATTTCTTGCTGTACAGCTGATTGGACAACAGAAACCTTTTTAGAGGAAACTATTCCTTTAATAAAAGAGCAGGTAGGAAATAAGAAAGTTTTGCTTGCCTTGTCAGGAGGAGTTGATTCGTCAACTCTTGCTTTTCTTTTAAATAAAGCAATTGGAAATCAGCTTACATGTATGTTTATAGACCAAGGTTTTATGAGAAAAGGTGAGCCTGAATTTTTGATGAATTTTTTTGATAAAAAATTTCATATTAAGGTTGAATATATTAATGCTAGGGAAAGGTTTATTGAAAAATTAAAAGGAATTACTGATCCAGAACAAAAAAGAAAAATTATTGGTGAAGAATTTATTAGAGTATTTGAAGAAGAAAGTAATAGACTAGGACCTTTTCAGTACTTAGCGCAGGGTACTCTCTATCCTGATGTCATCGAAAGTGCTGGTACAAATATTGATCCTAATACAGGTGAGAGAATAGCTGTAAAAATCAAAAGTCATCATAATGTTGGTGGATTACCAAAAGATTTACAATTTAAATTAGTTGAACCATTAAGAAAACTTTTTAAGGATGAAGTTCGAAAATTGGGAACTGTTTTAGGTTTGCCAGATGAAATTATTAAAAGGCATCCATTCCCAGGGCCTGGTTTAGCGATAAGAATTTTGGGAGAAGTTACGAATGAAAAACTTGACTGCTTAAGAGATGCAGATTGGATAGTGCGAGATGAAATAAAAAATGCCAATCTTTATAATGATATTTGGCAAGCTTTTGCAGTATTACTGCCAGTTAAAACTGTAGGAGTTATGGGAGATAAAAGGACTTATTCATGGCCAATAGTTCTACGTTGTGTATCCAGTGAAGATGGTATGACGGCAGACTGGTCAAAAATTCCTTTTTCGATTCTAGAGAGAATTTCGAATAGAGTAGTCAATGAAGTTCAATTAGTTAATAGAGTTGTTTATGATATTACAAGCAAACCTCCTGGAACTATTGAGTGGGAGTGA
- a CDS encoding alanine--glyoxylate aminotransferase family protein, which yields MIPGPTPVPEKVLQALSKHPIGHRSKEFQDLVESTTKNLQWLHQTQNDVLTITGSGTAAMEAGIINTLSKGDKVICGENGKFGERWVKVAKEFGLEVIKIESEWGTPLHPEKFKKVLEADERKEIKAVILTHSETSTGVINDLETISRYIREHDTALSIIDCVTSLGACNVPVDEWQLDIVASGSQKGYMIPPGLSFISMSQKAWEAAENSNLPKFYLDLKSYKKSLLSNSNPYTPAVNLVFALDEALKMMREEGLDNIFFRHNKHKLAMSNAVKALNLKLFADEKYLSPSITAIKTGEMDAEEFRKTIKNKFDILLAGGQDHLKGKIFRVGHLGYVNDRDIITVVSAISKTLLDLKKITAQQAGEALVVASKYLDES from the coding sequence ATGATTCCTGGACCCACACCAGTTCCAGAAAAAGTTTTACAAGCATTAAGCAAGCATCCAATAGGTCATCGCAGTAAAGAATTTCAAGATCTCGTAGAAAGTACTACTAAAAATTTACAGTGGCTTCATCAAACTCAAAATGATGTTCTAACAATTACTGGTAGCGGAACTGCCGCTATGGAGGCTGGAATAATAAACACCTTAAGCAAAGGAGATAAAGTAATTTGCGGAGAAAATGGAAAATTTGGTGAAAGATGGGTAAAAGTTGCTAAGGAATTTGGCTTAGAAGTCATAAAAATTGAATCTGAATGGGGTACTCCACTTCATCCAGAAAAATTCAAAAAAGTATTAGAGGCAGATGAACGGAAGGAGATAAAGGCTGTTATATTAACACATTCTGAAACTTCAACAGGAGTAATTAACGATCTAGAAACTATAAGTAGATATATTCGGGAACATGATACAGCTCTATCAATTATTGACTGCGTTACAAGTCTTGGCGCTTGCAATGTACCAGTGGATGAATGGCAGTTGGATATCGTTGCTTCAGGCTCTCAAAAGGGATACATGATACCTCCAGGCCTTAGTTTTATATCAATGAGCCAAAAAGCATGGGAAGCTGCAGAAAATTCTAATTTACCCAAATTTTATTTAGACTTAAAATCGTACAAGAAGAGTCTTTTAAGTAATAGTAATCCGTATACTCCAGCGGTGAATTTGGTTTTTGCTTTAGACGAAGCTTTAAAAATGATGAGAGAAGAAGGCTTAGATAACATTTTCTTCAGGCACAACAAACATAAATTAGCAATGAGCAATGCAGTAAAGGCCCTAAATCTAAAATTATTTGCTGATGAAAAATATTTAAGCCCTTCGATTACTGCAATAAAAACTGGAGAAATGGATGCTGAAGAATTTAGAAAAACTATAAAAAATAAATTTGATATTTTACTTGCTGGTGGTCAAGATCATTTAAAAGGAAAAATATTTAGAGTGGGTCATCTAGGTTATGTTAATGATAGGGATATAATCACAGTAGTTTCTGCGATCAGTAAAACTCTTCTTGATCTAAAGAAGATTACAGCCCAACAAGCTGGAGAAGCATTAGTTGTGGCGTCTAAATATCTTGACGAAAGTTGA
- a CDS encoding site-specific DNA-methyltransferase, whose translation MKLSDSEKRDIINLIQKDSILPEKYRFLLFNKADQVELNWFGKSRDFTNVVLPFQIIEQVDEPRNENHQFEQRSLIDFQSGRQLKGWTNKLIWGDNKYVLSSLKNGPLRHEIEKEGGIKLIYIDPPFDVGADFSMSLDIGDDSYEKKPNVLEQIAYRDTWGLGSDSFLQMIYERLVLMKDLLSEDGTIFVHCDWRLSAKIKLVLEEVFGIRNELNEIIWCFSQGAKSKRMFARKHNTIFSFAKNIDQNFFNADAVKVEMKSGKSSFGGRLETDEDGRKYRLVYGTKNKQGETRYYKYYLDEGKIPEDYWTDINSIQSGNNERTGYPTQKPESLLKRIILSATKENDIVCDFFSGSGTTASVSEKLGRKWICSDLGKFAIHTTRKRLINVQRELKASNKQWRAFEVLNLGKYQRDYYIYDGSRDNRDINKKKESDFENLVFQAYKSFKINGFKTLHAKKGDVFVSLGPINQPLSRNHVEEVIEECLKNNITSVDILGFEYEMGLFPTIQEEAKNKGLRLIYKQIPMDIFDKRAVSNNEVVFHDVAYIDFKVIKNKDKLIVELTDFAVFYSEDNLNLNEQLQKNKSKIVVENGNILEKTKDEEGNISQKLLTESWKDWIDYWSVDFNYESKKEVIKVFEDNEIKEYWTGNYVFENEWQSFRNIKNKEIEIRTSEKLIKQNNTKVAVKVVDIFGNDTMKLLDVSM comes from the coding sequence ATGAAATTATCTGATAGCGAAAAAAGAGATATTATTAATTTAATCCAGAAAGACTCTATTTTACCTGAAAAATATAGATTTTTACTATTTAATAAGGCAGATCAAGTTGAATTGAATTGGTTTGGAAAATCAAGAGACTTTACAAATGTAGTTCTACCTTTTCAAATAATTGAACAAGTTGATGAACCTCGCAATGAAAATCATCAATTTGAACAGAGATCTTTAATTGACTTTCAATCTGGAAGGCAGTTAAAAGGTTGGACTAATAAATTGATATGGGGAGATAATAAATATGTTCTATCTTCTTTAAAAAATGGACCTCTACGTCATGAAATAGAGAAAGAAGGCGGCATTAAGTTAATTTATATTGACCCTCCTTTTGATGTAGGAGCAGATTTTTCTATGAGTCTAGATATTGGAGATGATTCTTATGAGAAGAAACCCAATGTTCTTGAGCAAATTGCGTATAGAGATACTTGGGGTTTGGGATCGGATTCTTTTCTTCAAATGATATATGAGAGATTAGTTTTAATGAAAGATCTTTTGAGTGAAGATGGTACGATTTTTGTTCATTGTGATTGGCGATTATCAGCAAAAATAAAACTTGTTTTAGAAGAAGTTTTTGGAATTAGAAATGAATTAAACGAGATAATTTGGTGTTTTTCTCAAGGAGCAAAATCAAAAAGAATGTTTGCTAGAAAACATAATACAATTTTTTCGTTTGCAAAAAATATAGATCAAAATTTCTTCAATGCTGATGCTGTAAAAGTAGAAATGAAGTCAGGGAAATCTTCTTTTGGTGGGAGATTGGAAACTGATGAAGATGGTAGGAAATATAGACTTGTATACGGGACCAAAAATAAGCAAGGAGAGACTAGATATTATAAATATTACTTAGATGAAGGTAAAATTCCAGAAGATTATTGGACAGATATTAATAGTATTCAGTCTGGTAATAATGAACGAACAGGTTATCCAACACAAAAACCTGAAAGTCTTTTAAAAAGAATAATTTTATCTGCTACAAAAGAAAATGATATAGTTTGCGATTTTTTTAGTGGTTCAGGAACAACTGCCTCTGTATCTGAAAAATTAGGCAGAAAGTGGATTTGTTCTGACCTTGGTAAGTTCGCGATTCATACTACTCGAAAAAGATTAATTAATGTACAACGCGAATTAAAGGCATCCAATAAGCAGTGGCGAGCATTTGAGGTACTTAATTTAGGAAAGTATCAAAGAGATTACTATATTTATGATGGATCAAGAGATAATAGAGATATTAATAAAAAGAAGGAATCTGATTTTGAGAATTTAGTGTTTCAGGCATATAAATCTTTTAAAATAAATGGTTTTAAAACTTTGCATGCGAAAAAGGGTGATGTCTTTGTCTCTTTGGGTCCTATTAATCAACCCCTGTCAAGAAATCATGTAGAGGAAGTAATAGAAGAATGTCTAAAAAATAATATTACTTCTGTCGATATTTTAGGTTTTGAATATGAAATGGGTTTATTTCCAACTATTCAAGAAGAAGCAAAAAATAAAGGTTTAAGACTAATTTATAAACAAATCCCAATGGATATTTTTGATAAAAGAGCAGTTTCAAATAATGAAGTAGTTTTTCATGATGTAGCATATATTGATTTTAAAGTTATCAAGAATAAAGATAAATTAATTGTTGAACTCACAGATTTTGCAGTATTTTATAGCGAAGATAATTTAAATTTGAATGAACAACTTCAAAAAAATAAATCAAAAATAGTAGTAGAAAATGGAAATATTCTTGAAAAGACTAAAGATGAAGAAGGAAATATTTCGCAAAAGTTATTAACAGAATCTTGGAAAGATTGGATTGATTATTGGTCGGTTGATTTTAATTATGAATCTAAAAAAGAAGTAATTAAAGTATTTGAAGATAACGAAATAAAAGAATATTGGACGGGAAATTATGTTTTTGAGAATGAGTGGCAGTCTTTCAGAAATATAAAAAATAAAGAAATAGAAATTAGAACTTCAGAAAAATTAATTAAACAAAATAATACAAAAGTAGCAGTAAAAGTTGTCGATATTTTTGGGAATGACACCATGAAACTTCTTGATGTATCAATGTAA
- a CDS encoding SDR family NAD(P)-dependent oxidoreductase has product MKNFASKLGNKKKFLILGCGFSGSFFAKTIRKFGCTALTSSRSENKDPNSFIFNSEKDIVPDEKIFDGVTHILSCIPPDKNGNDPVLESLQSKLQNLSLEWVGYLSTTGVYGNTEGDWVSEIDKPNPLQKRSHNRLNCEKKWIESGLPVQIFRLPGIYGPGRSTFEAIRNQKIRVISKKDQVFSRIHVADITNAIIHVLENKESLKFYQIINIADDEPCSQLAVIQYCYELLGLKMPAPILFEEAKNELSPIAKSFWMENRRVSNKLLCETIGYKLIYKNYKLGLKNCFLNS; this is encoded by the coding sequence ATGAAGAATTTTGCAAGTAAACTAGGGAATAAAAAAAAATTTTTAATCTTAGGATGTGGTTTTAGCGGTAGTTTCTTTGCAAAAACCATAAGAAAATTTGGTTGTACTGCCCTAACAAGTTCGAGATCTGAGAACAAAGATCCAAATAGTTTCATATTTAACAGTGAAAAAGACATAGTTCCTGATGAAAAAATTTTTGATGGAGTTACACATATTCTTAGTTGCATACCTCCCGACAAAAATGGTAACGATCCTGTACTAGAAAGTCTTCAAAGTAAACTGCAAAATTTATCCCTTGAATGGGTTGGATATTTATCTACTACAGGAGTATATGGAAACACAGAAGGTGATTGGGTATCCGAGATTGACAAGCCTAATCCGCTACAAAAAAGAAGCCATAATAGATTAAATTGCGAAAAAAAATGGATTGAATCAGGTTTGCCTGTGCAAATTTTTAGGCTACCCGGTATTTATGGTCCTGGAAGATCCACATTTGAAGCAATCAGAAATCAAAAAATTCGAGTTATTTCTAAAAAAGATCAAGTATTTTCAAGAATTCATGTTGCTGACATTACTAATGCAATTATTCATGTATTAGAAAATAAAGAATCTTTAAAGTTCTACCAAATTATTAATATTGCTGATGATGAACCTTGTTCTCAATTAGCAGTTATTCAATATTGTTACGAACTACTTGGTTTAAAAATGCCAGCACCAATATTATTCGAGGAAGCAAAAAATGAATTATCACCTATAGCTAAATCTTTTTGGATGGAAAACAGAAGAGTTTCTAATAAACTATTGTGCGAAACAATTGGATATAAACTAATTTATAAAAACTATAAATTAGGCTTAAAAAACTGTTTTTTAAATAGTTAA